A genomic region of Ignavibacteriota bacterium contains the following coding sequences:
- a CDS encoding ester cyclase has protein sequence MLDNRSKFEYLANQWISLWNSPLDLNLFDELHSDDFIDLSSSGRPSDKNGFKEGILKLLNAFPDLQTNVDDILIDFEKSQIAVRWHSIGINKQKYLGIGPTEKLTKITGIEIIEIKEDKIVKRWGEWDILDHLNK, from the coding sequence ATGTTAGACAATCGATCTAAATTCGAATATCTTGCAAACCAATGGATTTCTTTGTGGAATTCACCCCTTGACTTAAACTTATTTGATGAATTGCATTCTGATGATTTTATAGATCTTTCATCTTCCGGAAGACCCAGCGATAAAAACGGTTTTAAAGAAGGCATTCTAAAACTATTAAACGCGTTCCCCGATTTACAAACCAATGTTGACGATATTTTAATTGATTTTGAAAAATCTCAAATTGCCGTTCGATGGCATTCAATTGGAATAAATAAACAGAAATATTTGGGTATTGGTCCAACTGAAAAGCTTACTAAAATAACCGGTATCGAGATTATTGAAATAAAAGAAGATAAAATTGTTAAACGGTGGGGCGAATGGGATATTTTAGACCACTTAAATAAATGA
- a CDS encoding aminopeptidase yields the protein MKLTNLDRASVIAIKDCMGTKKNEKVLIISDENKREIGISLFENSKRLGYKSFYLEMQPLEYNGQEPPKFIAEAMKLVDVILCPTTKSLTHTNARREASALGKRIATLPGITKEVMIRGLSADYKEIANLSIKLAKMMDKTNNVKITTSLGTDITMNIEGRKAIASKGLFHKKGESGNLPTGEAFAAPVEGTTNGVFVSDGSFAGVGKLKTPIKIVVENGYASEISGGEEAQQLINMLSKFGKNGRNIAEIGIGTNDKAKISGILLEDEKVLGTVHIALGNNLSMGGKIDVPIHVDGVILKPTVYFDNKIIMKNGKLLIS from the coding sequence ATGAAATTAACAAATCTTGATAGAGCATCTGTAATTGCAATTAAAGATTGTATGGGAACTAAAAAAAATGAGAAAGTTCTGATAATTTCAGATGAAAATAAAAGAGAGATTGGAATATCATTATTTGAGAATTCTAAAAGATTGGGCTACAAATCTTTCTATTTGGAAATGCAACCGCTCGAGTATAACGGACAAGAACCGCCTAAGTTCATTGCCGAAGCGATGAAGTTGGTGGATGTAATTTTATGCCCGACTACAAAATCATTGACTCATACAAACGCAAGAAGGGAAGCTTCCGCATTAGGAAAAAGAATTGCAACTCTCCCCGGAATTACTAAGGAAGTAATGATCAGAGGGCTTAGCGCAGATTATAAAGAAATTGCAAACCTTTCAATAAAACTCGCAAAAATGATGGATAAAACCAATAATGTTAAAATTACAACCTCATTGGGAACAGATATTACAATGAACATTGAAGGGCGAAAAGCAATTGCAAGCAAAGGTTTATTTCATAAAAAAGGTGAAAGCGGAAATTTACCTACGGGCGAGGCTTTCGCTGCTCCCGTTGAAGGTACGACAAATGGAGTATTTGTTTCTGACGGATCATTTGCAGGTGTGGGCAAACTAAAAACTCCAATAAAAATTGTTGTAGAAAATGGTTATGCGTCAGAAATTTCCGGCGGCGAGGAAGCTCAGCAACTGATTAATATGTTATCGAAATTTGGTAAAAATGGAAGGAACATAGCCGAAATCGGAATCGGAACCAATGACAAGGCTAAGATTAGCGGAATATTATTGGAAGATGAAAAAGTTCTCGGAACGGTCCATATAGCCTTAGGAAATAATTTAAGTATGGGTGGAAAAATTGACGTTCCTATACATGTTGACGGAGTAATTTTAAAACCTACCGTTTACTTTGATAATAAAATAATTATGAAAAACGGTAAATTATTAATTAGCTGA
- a CDS encoding PqqD family protein gives MIELNSLYPIRDCDFEEIDSLVVVFYLNKKPSFIEKIFFKKQLNKPYKIDLDEIGSFIWHLCDGKKNVEEIIKTAQSHFNEKIEPAEQRVHLFVNQMNKNHLIRLYEKK, from the coding sequence ATGATTGAATTAAATTCATTATACCCAATTCGCGATTGTGATTTCGAAGAAATTGATAGTTTGGTGGTCGTATTCTATCTGAATAAAAAGCCAAGTTTCATTGAAAAAATATTCTTTAAAAAGCAGTTGAATAAACCTTATAAAATTGATCTTGATGAAATTGGAAGTTTTATTTGGCATTTGTGTGACGGTAAAAAAAATGTTGAGGAAATAATTAAGACTGCTCAATCACATTTTAACGAAAAAATTGAACCGGCAGAACAAAGAGTTCATCTTTTTGTTAACCAAATGAATAAAAATCATTTAATAAGACTTTACGAAAAGAAATAA